One part of the Glycine soja cultivar W05 chromosome 11, ASM419377v2, whole genome shotgun sequence genome encodes these proteins:
- the LOC114376003 gene encoding zinc finger CCCH domain-containing protein 6-like encodes MKRSRKLKKVSWAPGSNLCQVKLFLSEDLPSKVGEKFQDHFQAKKMSIGSSDDFPPGFEDNHLRNQSKAKLSHIPQIKWECPSLFTLSNDWRVAAGEDSTETCDQKLREMRVPEAIYPRISAIPDGPSESEKEFYDDNESLIPLIPLIPVEEEEESAEDIEPDSSIKKLHKQNSQQQYIPPAISLVNPECSNVNSHCSGKPLGATSSEADIIAAASSAAVASIIKRNEQGTLIDMDLLVKLFTDPTMIEKLIEQNRTATTTVSVSAPSSILSIPTSYSKPAAVASETTPTTTRPSITSVPSVSLPKPVPPQTVTRHKPPSIPTPHMHRPVKKNIPHMANRVLPSLNTHSPQQGLKRAAPSLASVSSSELKTVTVSSASANMHAVEKQVQSTTTGAVKDVNYYLNLVKEHGTHKQAGNKSLKNLQGLKPSQGEVKFKSKKPCIYFRTKRGCRNGSDCPYQHDMSNRGEAGKVLMAQQNAKRLKVGPEIKGRLYT; translated from the exons GTAAAATTGTTCTTATCTGAGGATCTCCCTTCAAAAGTTGGCGAGAAATTTCAAGATCATTTTCAAGCAAAGAAAATGTCAATAGGGTCTTCAGATGATTTTCCTCCTGGTTTTGAAGACAATCATTTGCGAAATCAATCAAAGGCTAAACTCTCTCACATCCCTCAGATTAAATGGGAATGCCCTTCTTTg TTCACTTTGAGTAATGATTGGCGCGTTGCAGCTGGTGAAGACAGTACGGAGACATGTGATCAGAAGTTAAGAGAAATGAGAGTGCCTGAAGCAATTTATCCTCGTATTTCTGCCATTCCTGATGG ACCTTCTGAATCGGAGAAGGAATTTTATGATGATAATGAAAGCCTCATTCCTCTCATCCCTCTCATTCCTGTTGAGGAGGAAGAAGAGTCAGCAGAGGATATTGAACCTGACTCTTCCATCAAAAAATTGCATAAACAAAACTCTCAGCAGCAATATATACCACCGGCAATATCTCTTGTTAACCCAGAATGCAGCAATGTTAATTCACATTGCAGTGGAAAGCCATTAGGTGCAACATCTTCTGAGGCAGATATAATTGCAGCAGCTTCTTCTGCTGCTGTTGCTTCCATCATAAAAAGGAATGAGCAAGGAACCTTGATTGATATGGATTTGCTCGTTAAATTATTTACTGACCCAACAATGATTGAGAAATTAATTGAGCAAAATAGAACTGCTACCACCACTGTCAGTGTCAGTGCCCCCTCAAGTATTTTGAGTATACCAACTTCTTATTCTAAACCTGCAGCTGTAGCATCTGAGACTACACCAACAACCACAAGGCCATCAATTACATCTGTTCCATCTGTTTCATTGCCTAAGCCTGTACCTCCTCAAACAGTAACAAGGCATAAACCTCCATCAATACCTACACCTCATATGCACAGGCCTGTCAAGAAAAATATTCCCCATATGGCAAATAGAGTGCTTCCCTCTTTAAACACTCACTCTCCACAACAAGGGCTAAAGAGAGCAGCACCATCATTGGCTTCTGTTTCTTCCAGTGAATTGAAAACAGTGACAGTGTCTTCTGCTTCTGCAAACATGCATGCAGTTGAAAAACAGGTGCAGTCCACCACAACTGGTGCCGTTAAGGATGTCAATTATTACCTAAACCTGGTTAAAGAACATGGTACTCATAAGCAAGCTGGCAACAAGAGTCTTAAGAACTTACAAGGTTTGAAACCGTCACAGGGAGAAGTGAAATTCAAAAGTAAGAAACCATGCATATACTTTAGAACTAAAAGGGGTTGCCGTAATGGTTCTGACTGCCCTTATCAGCATGATATGTCAAATCGGGGGGAAGCTGGTAAAGTCCTAATGGCTCAACAAAATGCTAAAAGATTGAAAGTAGGACCAGAAATTAAGGGGAGGCTATATACTTAA